Genomic DNA from Nitrosarchaeum koreense MY1:
TTCCCGCATTCTCTTTGCTGCAGCATCTTCTTGGTTATCTCCTGTTTGAACAGCCCCTTTTAGATCTCCTAACCACTCCCAACCATCCAGTTGATACATTTCGATTCTTTTGAGTAGTTTTTTAGATCTTCCGATTAACCCATCATTTAAAACTCGTAATGCTCCTCCCCTAACTCTATTTGTTGTGATACGAGTCATTCCTTTGTGATTTACAACTTCGAAAGGATCTGTATCTACACCGTTTAATTCTACAGGTAGATGTGAAATTACATGTTCTATGTCTTCATCTAGTATATGAAATTGAAAACTACTAGCTTCTCTTTCATAAATTCGAAGTTCTTCAATAAATCTACCAGTCTCATCATCAAAACAATTTGCTTGATATTTTGATAAGCCAACTGCTTTTCTCACATGATCAGCAATTAAGATTGTTACTGCAGACTCGGTTCCACCTGCTGAACGCATTGGTCCAGCAATAGATACGGAGAGATATTCGCTTCCATCTTTATTTTTCTTTATCTTTACTTCACTAATTCCTTGAAGTGGAGCAATTGTAACTCCTTCTGTAACAATAGCTAACCCCACTCTAACCGCTAGATCTAATTTTTCTTCTAGAGTAGCATCATTTAATGAATATTTTCCTAATGCAATTTCTTTTGATAAAATTAATGCTGATAGTTCTTTTCCATGGATTTGTAAAAGTACTCGTAAAGGTTCTGCAATATCAATATCGTGCATTTTTGAAACTCGATCTGCTAAATCAAATGCAATTTTAGGCTCAATTATTCCTGATGAATCAACCAAGGTTGATTTGGCCATAGCTGCATGTTCAAAAATAGCATAGGTGTCTTTTGAGAGGTTGGAATAATAATCAAGATAGTAATTTGGCATCTTAATACCACTTATACGAGAAATGGCATCGTTTTCAGACATATTATGGTCTAATTACTTACTTCTTTGAATTGCTTTTGTTATTTCAGCTAGTTTCTTAATACTTCCACCTTTCTCTAGAAAGGTTCCAATAACAAGGGCATCGGCACCAGCTTTTACTAAATCTGAAGCAGTTTTAGTGTCCCTAATTCCACCGCCTACTATCAAAAATCCATTAAATGCTTTTCTTACTGTCTTAACCATCTCTGGAGTAACACTAGATTTTGCTCCAGAACCTGCTTCCAAATAGACAAATCTCATTCCAAGAAATTGTGCAGCGAGGGCGTATGCTGCTGCAATTTTTGGTTTTTCAAAAGGTATGCCTCTTGCTGAACCTACAAACCATGCTGAAGTTCCATCTCCAATAACCAAATATGCAGTAGGAAGTGGTTCCAATCCAAATTTAAGAACACTTGGTGCTCCTAATGCCTGTGCTTGAGTAATAAAATATGGATTTTCAGAATTCATAAGTGAACTAAAAAGGATAGCATCCGCATCAGGTACAACTCCTGTGATGTTTCCAGGGAAGAGTATGATTGGAATTTTAATGCCTTTTTTAATGCCTTTTACAACTTTAGCCATTTCAATTTGATCTGTTGCAGATGAGCCACCTACAAGAATTGCAGACGCGCCTATTTTTTCAACATCTTGAGCAAGTTTTTGTGAAGATTCTAACTTAGATTCTTCAGAATCAATTAATACAAACAACAATGCATTTTTCTTTTCAAGTTCAGATTTTAGGAAGGATTCAACTTTATTTCCAGTCATAAAGGGGATTTGTAGATGACTCTTTAAAGTTTAATTGTAGTGTGGTATACAGAATTGTATAGCTATGGCAGAGTTTGAAAAATCTAATTTTAATAATATTATTAAACAAATTATAAAAAAATCATTGTTTACTGAACGACAAATTGAAATTATTTTAAATCAGAAAGATCTTCTAAACTCTAAATTCAGTATAAGTAAAGGTGCGTATTATAGGCAAGTTGGTCAATCTAGAGATAAATTAGTAGCATTATTCTATTCAATCATGCTTTTACGAGGTTTAGGCATACTTTTACCAGATGATATTGATGTGATATCAAAACTTTCTGAGCAGATTCGTGTGATAAATGAGAGTGATATATTCCCAGAAAGAGAAGAAGAGGTCATCAATGTGATTGATAGATTAGTACGTCAGGCATGTAATGTGTGATATTATAGTTAAGTAGTGATAATTGAAGTGGTTTTTTTATGATGTGATATGTGTTAATGTTAATCTAAAGTGTGAAATAATGTTGCTCAATCACGATAAATCACAACATATGATTAATTTTTGTGATGTTAATTGAAATTCCTGAACCAGATGTGATTTTAGCCGTGATTATTGCATTTGTTGTAGGTTTGGTTGGTTTGTATAGTTATTACAAAATACGTCCATTCATCAAAACTAAGAGTGAAATGATAGACTCATCACAGTTAGAGCGATTAGAATATTATGAAAGACAATTAATCGATATGAAAATACGCCTAGATTCAATGGAAATACAAGGTGTTGAACAGAAAAAGGAGGATCCGACTCTAGAGATTAAACAATATTTAGAAAAATTAACTAAAAATCAACAAGTAATAGAAAATCCAGGAATTTCACCTAAAAAAACAGAGGATATTAGTAAAGAGCCTAAAACGATTCAGCGCATGCCTAATTTGGATCATAATAATGCTACAGATTATGTGTTGCATCTAATCACAAACAAAGCTATGACATCACGTGATATACAAATCACATTAAAACGAAGTAGGGAGCACACTTCAAGGTTAATGAAGAAGCTTTATGATGATGGATTTGTTCAAAGAAATACAAGTACAAAACCATATACTTATTCAATTACTGAAAAAGGAAAAGAAAAGATTAATGTTTTTGAATCTAATTCATTAATTGCATAACCAATTTTGGTTTATTATTTGTATTAAATTTCATTAATTTAGTTAAAAATCAAATCAAATTCAGTATTTTTATTATTTTTTATAATTATTATAATACATTAAATTATATATATTATTAAATTATAATGAGAATGTGTCTGTTCAAGAAAATGAGGTTTTAGTTAAAATTACATCAGCCGGAACTATTTCTATTCCTAAACAATTTAGAAAATATATGGATATTCAAAAAGGGGAATATGTTAAAGTGATATTGGGAAAAGACAGACTTATAGTTAGAAAAATTACTATATCTTAGTTTATTGTTGTTTTTGGGTTAGTTTAATGGTTTGATATGTCCATTCACGGCCGGTTCTTGTTCTATCAATTTTGCCTTTTGTAGAAAATCTAGATAAATATGTGGAAATTATACTTAATTTCACTGGCTCGTTGTACTCATCTTCATATTTCTCAAGTATGTTTGTAGATGTAAATTTTCCCATAGGGAAGAATTTATCAACAATATGCCATATTTTTGAGCCTGTAGAGTCCATATTCGTGGTTTTTTGTTCATCCTCTTCAATATTCATCAAATCCATCATTTCAAAGATTTTTAGAACTTTTTCTCTAGTAACATTTCCTTCTAATTTTATATCATACCGTGCTCCATCAGCATCTTCCATATCAATTCGAATCCGTTTTTTGGCCATCTTTTAGATCTATGAGGATCTAACATTAACAGTTCAATTGATCCCAGAATATTTGTTAACTAAGAGGTTTGTTAACATTGACTGCCTAGCCCACGCCTAGATTAATTTTTGTTATTAACATTAATAATTAAATTTCCTTATTCTAAATCACCTTTATCATGCCTGGAGTGGAAATAAAGGGGTAAGTTTTAGGATATTCACAATGTTAACATCGAACTTAACGCCTGGAATGGAAATTAAGGGGTAAAATAGACCTTTTTTTCGTTTATCCTAACACTAAATTAACAATTTGTTAACAATTAAGATTAACTCACACACCTGTTTTTCCACTCTATTCTTTTCTTTATTTTTTTTTTATTGAAAATCTAAAAACTAACTAAAAATAATTAATTACAAACTAAATTAGAATAACTATTCCTATCTTTACTCTCTAATACTAGATATCATTATGTTACTAAAGAGTAGAAACATAGGTGTGTGAGTATGTCCGATCCAATTGATAGATTACTTGATGCAGCTGAATCTGGAAAATCAATTATAAAAAATAGAGATATTCTTCATTTTACATATATCCCAAATACAATTCAACATAGAAATTCTGAACAAGAACAAGTTACTCAATCACTACTACCAATTCTTAAACATTCAAGACCATCTAATCTATTAGTTTATGGTAAACCAGGTACTGGAAAGACACTTGTAGTTAAAAAAGTATTAAATAAAATTCAGGAGAGAGTAGAAAAATCAAAATTTCCAATAAAACTCATTTATGCTAACTCCAAAGAAGAAACCACACTTTATGGTTTGTTAGTAAGTTTCGGAAGGCAGTTAGGCATGAATGATAAAGAACTACCTGGAACTGGCCTAGCAATTAGTGAAGTTTTCAAAAGAATTCTAAATAATATTGATGAATCTAAAATAAATGCTATTTTTGTTATAGATGAAATTGACTATCTGGCCCAACTTGTCTCAAAAACAGGCAAAGATATCTTATATCAACTTACTAGAGCAAACGAACGTCTAAAACAAGGCTCTTTAACTTTGGTAGGAATTTCAAATGACCTTACATTTAAGGAAAAACTTGATCCTAGAGTAATCAGCAGTTTAGGTGAAGAAGAGGTAGTTTTTACAAACTACAATGTAGAACAAATTAAAAAAATATTAGAAGAACGTATTGACGAGGCGTTTATCCCTAATTCAGTAGAAGATCCAGCACTAAATCTTTGTGCAGCCTTGGCAGGTGGTGAACATGGAGATGCTAGAAGGGCAATTGATCTTATTCGTGTTGCAGGTGAAATCGCTGAAAGGCAACAATCAGAAAAAGTTTCCCAAGATCATGTTAGAGAGGCATCACTAAAAATTGAAGAAAATAAAGAGGAAACATCTCTAAAATCATACCCCCTCCATGAAAAACTTGTAATCCTAGCAATTATGAAGGCCGGAGGTTCATCAACTGGCGAGATTTATTCATCTTACAAAGGACTTTGTAAGATAGTAGGAAGAGACGAACTAACACAAAGGCGAATTACTCAAATGCTTAGTGAAATTGAATTATCCGGAATTATCTCAGGCAGACTAATTCATCAAGGAATACATGGAAGAACAAAAAAATACAAACTTACAATCTCGTCGGAAATGATTAAAAAAACCTTCAAAGATGATTTAACTTTGCAAGATATTATTTAGAATATTTGAATTATAATTTTCATGATAGACTTTGAAAGTCTTCAAATTTACCATAAGTGCAATTCCTGGATTTGGGGTCATTCCAACACTTGCTTGAAATGGTGTTTGTTTTTGCCAAGAACCAGAATTTAATAAAAGAATTCCTTTGTACATATCTAACTCGGCTCTATGCACATGTCCTACATGAAAGATATCTGGAATATCGTCAATTACCATCAAGTCTTCCATTTCTGGGGCTATCGGGGTTTGACTACCATAAATTGGACTTAGATGTCTTGCTCTTAGAAGATGCTTCATTACTTTAGTAGGTTTGTCATAACTTAGACCAGGCGTAGTTTTTACAATATCATCTATACTTTGACCGTGAAACATCATCACCTTTACTCCATTTAGAGAAACTACAGCAGGATTTCCAACCATGAAGACATTCTCTCTTTCCCATAACCCTGAATTGTATTTTTTAGGAATTGCTGGTTGTGGTAATGCCCTACGACCAGGATCATGATTTCCTGGCATAATGAATATTTTGATATAACTAGGAATTTTACTTATGAGTTCTTCAACTTTTTTTAACTGCTCTTCAATAGTCTGACAAACCAATTCTTTATCTTGATTTGGATAAATCCCAACACCATCTACTAAATCTCCACCAATTAACACAAAACGAATTTTTCTTGCTACTGAATCTGGACTGGATAACCAAGATACAAACTCTGTAAATTCTTCTTCCATGAAGTACTTACTACCAATATGTAGATCTGAAAGAAAAACAGCATATGTTTCAGTTTCAGATCTGTTTGAGGTTTGGTCAGGAACATCAGGCGAAATCAAATCTTTTATGATAAAACCAGCATTTTTACCAAAACCTATTCGAGCCATAATAAATTGGTCATTAAGTAACGAGCCTGCTGTTTTTTGTAATTCATTATCAAAAACTATTCCTTCAAACAAACCTGAAGGATCTTCTAAAACCAATTTTGTTATGTTTCTCTCTACACTTCTACTAGTGACAAGACCACAAACATACATGTCATCATCAGTTTTTGCAGTCTTTACTGAAGCAATTGATTTTAACATCCTTGATTCAGGCCTATCTGAGATTATTCGTTTTAACTTGTTAAAACGGCTAGAAAACAACGCATTATACCCTTTTACTCCCTCTCCGGTAGTAATTCTTAATGTTGGATCAAAGAGTATCTTATGATCATTTTGTAAAGTTTGATCGTCTTTAATTCCTAAATAAACTTCTAAATCATCTTGATTAATCTGATACGATTTTTGTTTTGTTTTTTCACGAACAATCTCTTTAATTATTTTCTCTAATTTTTTTACATCTACATTTTCAAGAAACTTAAATGCATTTGGATGAATTTGAAACCCCTTATTCAAAGCATAATTCAAAGCAATTGATAGCTCTTTTTTCAATATCAAAGAATGTTTTCTGGTTTAATTAAATCTGCGCCCATACCTAACCCTCAAATATCGTTTACAATAAAAAATTACATGTCTAAGATTAGAATAATCACATTTTTCATATTTATGGGATTATTTACAATTGCATATCAAATCGGTTCAATGTCTACAGTTAGTGAAGAAGAAGCTACTACATTTATGACTGAATTTGAAAAATTAGTTAAAGATATCGATGCAATGGGAATCTTCCTTCATAACTCTACAATTTCATTACCAATGTTCATTCCTGGATTTGGAGTGATATGGGGATTGTTTTCAGCTTGGTCAACTGGATTTGCTTTTTCAGCAATAGTTTCAATCTCTCCAGAATTAGCAAAAGTCCCACCATTGGCAATTCTCTTTTTATCCCCATTTGGCATAATGGAACTTACTGCCTATTCTTTAGCTACCTCTAGAAGTTTCATATTGATTAAAGAAGTATATAGAAAATCTAACCTAATTCCATTTCTGAAACCAACTATAATAGAAATAGGAATAGTGATAGGACTTCTATTAGCAGGTGGATATTTGGAGTATTATATGATTAAATTAGTTCAAGATGAATCCATCACGCTTCCTGGATTTTAATTTGAAAAAACCCACTGATTTATCTAATCAGCTTAAAATAATTTAGTAGCAAATTATAAACCGAATTAGAAGAGAAATATAGTATGAATACTACCGTTCTTGGATTTTTAGCGTTATTGGTTTTTTTTGGATTTACTTTTAGTGATTCATTTGCAATTTCACCAAACAGTGCTTTTACTTTGGAAGGATCAGGATACGCTGTAACAGAAAATACGATTAAAACTTCTGAAATTGATTTAGCAATTTCAACCCAAAAACAAACTGGAAGTAGTATTGCATCGTCAGTTGAAGATGGATTCATTACTTTAGATGATGAAGATTTTCTAATTACTGAATTAAAAGCAACAATGCTACGTGAAGGTAAATACATTAGAATTAACGGAGTTATTGATAGTGATATTGGTAATCAAGCATCGATTAGTTTTTTTGGAAAATTAATTGAAGAAAGTAAAAATGCTTCAATCTATGGTTTTACTGGAAGAATAACAATTGATGATGATAATTATAAAATAATCTATACGGCAAAACTATCAAAACTCACAAAAATTAAACCTGCAACAGATCCTAAAACAACAGAATCAAAAATAGATAAACAAATTACAATTTATATAACTAAAGGTTCATCGACTCAAGGTATAGGTACATACATTGATCTTGGAGGAACTAAACAACAAGCATCACAAACTCAAAGCTCAACCGATTCATTAAGATTAAGATATTTTTCTCAAGATAGAATTTCAGTTGAACCAGGAACAACAATTACTATTGTAAATGACGATATAGTATCACATAGTATTCTAAGTGGAACAAAAAATAGTGATCGTTATGTTCAATTTACTGCTGACAACAGAATTTCAACAGGTGAAATATTACCAGGTGAATCAACTAACATTACACTAGATAAAGCTGGATTTTATAGATTATATGATCCAAAATATCAATGGATGGAACTTAATGCATATGTATTTCCAACCATAGAAGGTAATGTTGTTCTTGGGCAAGGAAAATAATAAATTAATTTTTCCATTGCCATTTGTAATTCATATAGGAATCCAAAACAAATTGATTGAAAACCATTACAGATAAATCTGAAAATTCTTTTCCTTCTAAATCCTTTACAGTTCCAACAAAACTAGTCTCATTTTCAGTAGTAAGCGCTTCAAAAACATGAACTTTCATATTTTCTGTATCAAACCCGTTATTTTTTAGATATTTTGCAATCTCTGATGGCATAAAGTGTTTGTCGGGTTGTTTAGGCCATGGTCTAGGAACTAAAACCACATTATATCCATCAATTAATGCTTTTTGCAATTCAAGTTTCTTTTCTTCAATTGAAGTTGTTACATGCATTGTAATTACTTTGGATTTGTCTAATGGGACTTTAGCTTTTGATGCTGCAACTTGAATTGAACTAATACCCGGAATAATTTCTACATCACCAAAAATCTCAATTAGTCTATCTACAACCTCAGACTCTGAAAAATTGACATCACCTGTAAATGGAATAACCAACGAACGATTACCTAACACTGAATAAATTTTTTGATATGATTCTTCCTGATTGTTCATAGTTATTTCATAAATCTCTTTATCAGCAATCAAATCTTCAATTGTTTTCAATGTGTATTTGTATCCAATAACTATGTCACAATTCTGTATGATTTCTTTTACAACTTCCGTAACATATTTTGGCGAGCCTGGACCTACACCTACAGCATAAATTTTTCCCAATTTACTTTGTAAATTTCTGCCTGTCTTTAATATATTGCACAAAAGGTTCCCAATCTACTTTCATATACTTTGTAGGCTCTTTAACTGGATATTTTACCCAATCCTGTGCAATTGAATATTGATATTTTTGCTGTTTTCCATCTTTTTTATATTCTAAAAGTAAGATACTTCCCCACTCCTTTTCTTCATGTGATATATTCAAAATATCATCAAAAGACATTTGAATATTTTTTTTATTTTTTATATCTTCCATTAAATTACTTTCATTATATCCATCATGACGAATCATTGTATTTTTCGATTTTAAAAAACTAATTACTTGTCTTTGTCTAATTGCTTGCCACCATCTCATCTTTGCCTCTGTTTTGTGAACAAACATCAGATGTTTATCAGTTAATACTAACATTCCTTCTTTTCCACCAATTGAAAAGAAATTTTTTGACTCTCTCCATACCGAAACTAAATGTGCTTGAATCTTTTCATCTGATTGCAATATGCTTAATTTATTAGACTTTGTTAAAAACTAATACAATTAGCTTTTATGTAAGATATTTTGAAATGGCTTGTTGAAAAAAATTCTTATTATAATTTCATTATCATTACTTTTTATTAATTTTGGAAATCAATCATTTGCACAATCAGATGATAAATTAGTAATTTTGCATACTAATCTTGGTAATATTGTAATTGAATTATTCCCAAACGATGCTCCTAATCATGTTCAGAATTTTATTAAATTAGCAGAAGATGGATTTTATGATGGTACTATTTTTCATAGAATAATTCCAGGATTTATGATTCAAGGCGGTGATCCAAACACAAAAGGTGGAGATCAAAGTACTTGGGGAACTGGAGGCCCAGGATATTCTGTAAATGCTGAATTTAATACAATTGAACATAATCGTGGAATTGTTTCTATGGCTAGAGCACAAGATCCAAACAGTGCAGGTTCACAATTTTTTATTGTTCATAAAGATTCAAATTTTCTTGATCAACAATATACTGTCTTTGGAAGAATTGTAACTGAAGAAAGCTTTGCAACACTTGACAAGATTGCATCAGTAAAAACCGGAGAGAAAGATATTCCAGTAAACACCGAACAGGTAAAAATCACCAAAGCTGAAGTTGTAAATCGTTCTACTGTAACTAATTTACTTGAATTATCAGAACCTGAAAGAGTTACTACCCCAATTACAACTTCCGAATCAGGTTTTCAACGATATGAAGATAAAGCATTGGATATTGAATTTGATGCACCAGAAGGTTGGTTATTACAGCAACCAGAAAAAACAAATGAAAATTCCCCAGATGTAGTTGTTGTTGGACCTAGAATTGGCCCAATTAATCCAGTTATTTCTCTAACAATTTCAAATGTTGATGGAAAAACTTTAGATGATTTAATTCAAGAAAAAGCTAAATTGTTAGATGATGCATTAAAAGCAGGTAATTTAGAAATTATTTCTCAAGAAAAATCCATAATAAATGAAAAGGAAGTATTCACCACTAATGCTAAAGGCATTTTTCAAAGTGGAGGAGAATCATATAATGTACAATTCAAAGAAATAATAATTTCAACTCCTAAAAAATTCTACATTTTTTCATATAGTAATGGAATAGATGAATTTAATGATCAACTTTCTAAATTCGATGACTCTGTTAATTCTTTTAAAATAATATCAGAACCAATTAAAGAAATAAAATCTGCATCAGCTTCTGTAGAGACAGAAGAAAAGGGCGGTGGATGTCTAATTGCTACAGCAGCATATGGCTCAGAATTAACTCCTCAAATTCAACAACTAAGAGAAATAAGAGACAATACTATTCTTTCAACTCAATCTGGAACTACATTTATGACTGGATTTAACCAATTTTACTATTCTTTCAGTCCTATTGTAGCAGATCTGGAAAGAGAAAATCCTGTATTCAAAGAGGCAGTTAAGTTAGCCATCACTCCAATGTTATCAACTCTTTCCATTATGACACTAGCTGAAGATGGTTCTGATGCGCAAGTGTTAGGATTAGGAATCTCTGTTATTGCTTTGAACTTGGGAATGTATATTGTAATACCTACAATTACAATTATTAAAATTAAAAATAAATTCTGATTTTATAATTTAATTTGTATAAAAATTTATAATTCTCTTTTTACCAAACATCGTCTACTTCATCAAGAACCTTGTATTCTTTTTCTGTTTCACGTTTCAAAAGTTTTAGTCTTGAAATATCTCTATCATAAAACAAGTCTATTATCCAATCTAAAAAAATTCTGACTTTTTTATCAGGTGATGGAATTTTTGATAGATAGACATTTCTCCAAATAAGCCAAGCTAAAAATCCCGAAATATTCATGCCTAGAAATGTTGCAATTCCAGTTCTTTTTCCAATTATTGCCATTTGTCCCTTTGAATGATAAACAAATTTTTCCTTCTCTGAATTTTTAATTAAGGCATTTAGATTATGTGCAGCAATCTTAGCTTGTGCTTCGGCAATTTGTGCAGTAGGAGCAAATGGTCTATTTGTTTGTGGATCCATAAATAATGCACAATCTCCAATTGCAAAAACTCCTGGAAATTCTGGAACTTCAAGAAAATCATTTACAATAATTTTTCCCTTATCTGTTTTGAACATTGATCTTTTTATTGTATTTACAGGTGTTACACCTGCAGTCCAAATCAATGTTTTAGTTCTAATTCCATTAATTTTTGATTTGTCTATTGAGTCTTTTGGGTTTTCATCTAATGATTTTACAGAGACCTCAGTTCCATCAAAACTTGTTACTGCCATACGAAGTTTAATTTCAATTCCTCTTTGAATCATTTTTTCTTTTGCAAAATCTGCTAATTTTTCATTAAAGCCGGGAAGAATCATTGGAAGAGCTTCTAAAACTATAACACGAATATCGTCTTTGTGAATTGTAGGGTAATGTTTTCGTGCATCTAATAATAAATCTAATAATTCTCCAGCAGTTTCAATTCCAGCAAATCCTCCCCCCACAATTACAAATGTTAAAAGACTATCACGAAGAATAGTATCCGTTTCATTATCAGCTTGTTCAAGCATATCTACGACTCTATTTCTTAAAACAACTGCATCGTTGAGTGTCTTCATTGTATAGGCATTTTTTTCAACATCTGCCATTCCAAAAAAATTGGTTTCACTACCTAATGCAACTACTAGATAATCATAATAAATTGAAACACCACGTTTTTCACCCGTGCCCCACAATGTTACCAGTTTTCCAAATGGATCTACATTTTTTATTCTACCTTCATAAAATTTAGTCTTTTTACAAATTGCTCTAATAGGCATTACGATATGTCTTGTTTCAATAATACCTGATGCTACCTGAGGCAACATTGGAGTAAATAATAAGAAATTATCCTCACTCACCATTACTAATTCAACTTCGGAATTGTTTTTGAAAAAAGACTCTAACTGTCTAGCACACTCTACTCCGGCAAACCCCCCTCCTAAAATTACTACTTTCTTCTTATTTTTAGCCAATTACCCTATACCAGAAAATTACTGAATATATCCTATGAGATCAAATATTCTGATAATTTATTACTATTTTTTGAATTTATGAAATTTTGACTATGTCTGAGTGAAGTATCTCATACGCCCTTGAGGCATCTTTTTCATTTAGAATTATAATTATACTCTCTTGACTGAAAAATGCATTTACAAGTTCTATTCCATTATCATGTAAGATCTCTGCAACATAAGATACCACATCTGATTGATTTTGATTACTTGGAATTGAAATTCTAATCTTTGCAAGACCGGTACTAAACATACTTTCATTATTTGGTACGTTTTCAAAAATTTGCCTTATACTTTCTATATCCTCTGTAAGGAATCTAAATGAATCAGACATCCTAAAAAATTCATAATTATTAGTAATTTTTGAGAATTTATCTAAAATTGACATTGTATCCATTTCAGCAAAATCTTTCATAGAAAATTTGATATCCATGATTCCATCTGTTAACGAAAGCCTTGCATTCTTCAAAACACTCTCATCCCTGATATTCTCTTTAATTTCAAACGAATCTGCATATCGTTTTATAGCAACTACAATAGTATTGAGATTTACAGTACTGCCCAAAATTCTTTCAATCTCGGGTTGAATCTTCACAGCTAATGCTGTATAATTAATCAAATCCATTTTCATGCAATCATAAATTGAACGATTTCTAGTAATAATCTCCCTAACTAAT
This window encodes:
- a CDS encoding NAD(P)/FAD-dependent oxidoreductase is translated as MAKNKKKVVILGGGFAGVECARQLESFFKNNSEVELVMVSEDNFLLFTPMLPQVASGIIETRHIVMPIRAICKKTKFYEGRIKNVDPFGKLVTLWGTGEKRGVSIYYDYLVVALGSETNFFGMADVEKNAYTMKTLNDAVVLRNRVVDMLEQADNETDTILRDSLLTFVIVGGGFAGIETAGELLDLLLDARKHYPTIHKDDIRVIVLEALPMILPGFNEKLADFAKEKMIQRGIEIKLRMAVTSFDGTEVSVKSLDENPKDSIDKSKINGIRTKTLIWTAGVTPVNTIKRSMFKTDKGKIIVNDFLEVPEFPGVFAIGDCALFMDPQTNRPFAPTAQIAEAQAKIAAHNLNALIKNSEKEKFVYHSKGQMAIIGKRTGIATFLGMNISGFLAWLIWRNVYLSKIPSPDKKVRIFLDWIIDLFYDRDISRLKLLKRETEKEYKVLDEVDDVW
- a CDS encoding peptidylprolyl isomerase, whose protein sequence is MKKILIIISLSLLFINFGNQSFAQSDDKLVILHTNLGNIVIELFPNDAPNHVQNFIKLAEDGFYDGTIFHRIIPGFMIQGGDPNTKGGDQSTWGTGGPGYSVNAEFNTIEHNRGIVSMARAQDPNSAGSQFFIVHKDSNFLDQQYTVFGRIVTEESFATLDKIASVKTGEKDIPVNTEQVKITKAEVVNRSTVTNLLELSEPERVTTPITTSESGFQRYEDKALDIEFDAPEGWLLQQPEKTNENSPDVVVVGPRIGPINPVISLTISNVDGKTLDDLIQEKAKLLDDALKAGNLEIISQEKSIINEKEVFTTNAKGIFQSGGESYNVQFKEIIISTPKKFYIFSYSNGIDEFNDQLSKFDDSVNSFKIISEPIKEIKSASASVETEEKGGGCLIATAAYGSELTPQIQQLREIRDNTILSTQSGTTFMTGFNQFYYSFSPIVADLERENPVFKEAVKLAITPMLSTLSIMTLAEDGSDAQVLGLGISVIALNLGMYIVIPTITIIKIKNKF
- a CDS encoding ACT domain-containing protein, with the translated sequence MSIPELVREIITRNRSIYDCMKMDLINYTALAVKIQPEIERILGSTVNLNTIVVAIKRYADSFEIKENIRDESVLKNARLSLTDGIMDIKFSMKDFAEMDTMSILDKFSKITNNYEFFRMSDSFRFLTEDIESIRQIFENVPNNESMFSTGLAKIRISIPSNQNQSDVVSYVAEILHDNGIELVNAFFSQESIIIILNEKDASRAYEILHSDIVKIS